A single Lolium perenne isolate Kyuss_39 chromosome 6, Kyuss_2.0, whole genome shotgun sequence DNA region contains:
- the LOC127307806 gene encoding uncharacterized protein, translated as MADDHYSSKRKYDDPSPPPRRTGFSSGPPPPASPPAGTAPVPSSYNTVPPPPDEIQLAKQRAQEIAARLFSAAEAKRPRVDNGDDDAGAERGASLGGSGRIGGGGLGFSSSAGGGHGSTISPLSSQGSAHQYSSYGGYQSGSTTKKIDIPNGRVGVIIGKSGETIKHLQLQSGAKIQVTRDMDVQPGSQTRSVDLSGTPDQISRAEQLINDVLAEADAGASGTVSNRKYNPPQPGSEQFQMQIANNKVGLVIGKGGETIKSMQAKSGARIQVIPLHLPPGDPATERTLYIDGTVEQIEIAKQLVNEVTSENRARNTMSGGYPQQGYRPPRPQANWAPGAPATQQPGYGYMQPGAYPGAPPQYGQPPYSSYPPASGGYQTGWDQSSNQQPQQTPPGTGYDYYNQQQQPQQQPAPGTAAPADASSYNYSQPATYASQGYGDSTYSQQSGGQQAYDYSGYQNQGQQQPAYSQQTGYDQQSYGTTGYGSAANSTQDGSAPPSYGGPGGASQASPGKQASTPATGSNPGYSTQPPTSAASSYPAQGSVPPSGYAAPQTQASYGAQPPAQGGYGQGSYGQSPQGQKPPTSAPYGQAAPPASAQAGGYGQYGYGQPGYGAPPPYPGAPPASHPGYGQQQSYGDPYGSGSYGQPPAYSTEATTPAASQDQSAAAPAPAPTTTNAAPPAPANSGPAQTSS; from the exons ATGGCCGACGACCACTACTCCTCCAAGCGCAAGTACGACGACCCGTCCCCGCCGCCTCGCCGCACGGGGTTCTCttccgggccgccgccgcctgcgtcaCCACCTGCTGGCACCGCTCCGGTCCCGTCATCGTACAACACCGTGCCGCCGCCTCCCGACGAGATCCAGCTCGCGAAGCAGCGCGCGCAGGAGATCGCGGCCAGGCTCTTCAGCGCCGCGGAGGCCAAGCGCCCCCGCGTCgacaacggcgacgacgacgccggcgccGAAAGAGGCGCTTCCCTTGGAGGGTCCGGCCgtattggcggcggcggcctcggcTTCTCGTCCTCAGCCGGTGGTG GACATGGTTCTACCATCTCACCGCTATCTTCTCAAGGAAGTGCACATCAGTATTCCTCATATGGTGGATACCAGAGTGGCAGTACAACCAAAAAGATTGATATACCGAATGGAAGG GTTGGTGTTATCATTGGAAAATCCGGGGAAACTATAAAACATCTTCAACTTCAGTCAGGCGCAAAGATCCAAGTAACAAGGGACATGGATGTTCAACCTGGCTCACAGACAAGATCGGTTGATCTTTCGGGCACTCCTGATCAGATAAGCAGAGCTGAGCAGTTGATAAATGATGTTCTGGCAGAG GCTGATGCTGGTGCGTCTGGCACTGTCTCTAATAGGAAGTACAATCCACCTCAACCAGGCTCTGAGCAATTCCAAATGCAAAttgctaacaacaag GTCGGTCTTGTTATTGGGAAGGGTGGTGAGACTATTAAATCAATGCAGGCCAAATCTGGAGCTCGTATACAG GTCATTCCTTTGCATTTGCCCCCTGGTGATCCTGCAACTGAAAGGACACTGTATATTGATGGAACAGTGGAGCAAATTGAAATTGCAAAGCAGCTAGTTAATGAGGTTACCAGTGAG AATCGTGCCAGAAACACAATGTCAGGTGGCTATCCTCAGCAAGGCTATCGCCCTCCTCGTCCTCAGGCTAACTGGGCACCTGGTGCGCCAGCAACACAGCAGCCTGGTTATGGATACATGCAGCCTGGAGCTTACCCTGGTGCGCCCCCACAGTATGGCCAGCCACCTTATAGCAGCTATCCTCCAGCATCTGGAGGTTACCAGACTGGGTGGGATCAATCTTCAAACCAACAGCCTCAGCAGACTCCCCCTGGCACTGGCTATGACTATTATAACCAACAGcagcaaccgcaacaacaacctgCCCCTGGAACAGCCGCACCTGCTGATGCTAGTTCATATAATTACAGCCAGCCTGCTACTTACGCTTCGCAAGGTTATGGTGATTCTACATATTCTCAGCAGAGTGGTGGGCAGCAAGCTTATGATTACTCTGGTTATCAGAACCAAGGGCAGCAGCAGCCGGCCTATTCTCAGCAGACTGGATATGATCAGCAAAGCTATGGCACAACTGGTTATGGATCAGCTGCAAACTCAACTCAGGATGGTTCTGCTCCTCCGAGCTATGGTGGTCCAGGTGGGGCTAGTCAAGCATCTCCAGGGAAACAGGCTTCAACTCCAGCTACTGGAAGCAACCCTGGTTATTCTACCCAACCACCTACCAGTGCTGCATCAAGCTACCCGGCACAAGGTTCTGTCCCCCCATCTGGCTACGCTGCTCCACAGACACAGGCTAGCTATGGAGCCCAACCCCCGGCACAGGGTGGCTATGGTCAGGGCTCATATGGGCAGTCTCCCCAGGGTCAGAAACCACCTACATCTGCTCCTTATGGACAGGCAGCACCTCCTGCATCTGCTCAGGCTGGTGGTTATGGGCAGTATGGTTACGGCCAGCCAGGCTATGGTGCACCCCCACCTTACCCTGGTGCGCCCCCTGCAAGCCACCCTGGCTATGGCCAGCAGCAGTCATACGGTGATCCTTATGGCAGCGGTAGCTATGGGCAGCCCCCGGCGTATTCTACTGAAGCTACAACTCCTGCTGCATCCCAAGACCAATCTGCCGCTGCACCTGCACCTGCACCTACCACAACAAatgctgctcctcctgctcctgccAACAGTGGTCCGGCTCAAACCTCGAGCTAA